The proteins below come from a single Asanoa ferruginea genomic window:
- a CDS encoding aspartate aminotransferase family protein → MGFWDDVDRHLIRYSAAGRFTPEVIVRAEGSYVFTESGRRVLDFTSGQMSAILGHSHPEIVATIQGQAATLDHLFSGMLSPPVVDLARRLAGSLPDPLTKVLLLTTGAESNEAAIRMAKLVTGKHEIVSFARSWHGMTQAAAAATYSAGRKGYGPAAPGNYAIPVPFARGGAEFDWPGQLDLAFDLIDAQSVGSLAACIVEPILSSGGVIDLPEGYLAALSAKCREREMLLIVDEAQTGLCRTGAWYAFERDGIVPDILTLSKTLGAGLPLAAVITSAEIEERAHERGYLFFTTHVSDPLVAAVGNPVLDVLERDKLDVRAAESGSFLRSGLLDLADKHEIITDVRGRGLLAGLELASDEVGAEVTRRCLELGLHMNVVQLPGMGGVFRIAPPLTATHDELTEGLEILDRALTETPG, encoded by the coding sequence ATGGGCTTCTGGGACGACGTCGACCGGCACCTGATCCGGTATTCGGCAGCCGGGCGGTTCACCCCTGAGGTGATCGTGCGCGCCGAGGGCAGCTATGTGTTCACCGAGTCCGGGAGGCGGGTCCTCGACTTCACCTCGGGCCAGATGAGCGCCATCCTCGGGCATTCACACCCGGAGATCGTGGCGACGATCCAAGGCCAGGCGGCCACGCTCGACCACCTGTTCAGCGGCATGCTGAGCCCACCTGTGGTGGATCTGGCGCGCCGCCTGGCCGGATCGTTGCCCGACCCGTTGACCAAGGTGCTGCTGCTGACCACCGGCGCCGAGTCCAACGAGGCCGCGATCCGGATGGCCAAGCTGGTCACCGGCAAGCACGAGATCGTCTCCTTCGCCCGGTCCTGGCACGGCATGACCCAGGCCGCGGCGGCCGCGACCTACAGCGCCGGGCGCAAGGGCTACGGACCCGCCGCTCCAGGCAACTACGCGATCCCGGTGCCGTTCGCGCGCGGCGGCGCCGAGTTCGACTGGCCGGGCCAACTCGATCTCGCCTTCGACCTGATCGACGCCCAGTCGGTCGGCAGCCTGGCCGCCTGCATCGTCGAGCCGATCCTCAGCTCCGGCGGCGTGATCGATCTCCCGGAGGGCTACCTGGCCGCGCTGTCGGCCAAGTGCCGCGAGCGCGAGATGCTGCTCATCGTCGACGAGGCGCAGACCGGCCTGTGCCGCACCGGCGCCTGGTATGCCTTCGAGCGCGACGGCATCGTGCCCGACATCCTGACCCTCTCCAAGACGCTGGGTGCCGGCCTGCCGCTCGCCGCCGTGATCACCTCCGCCGAGATCGAGGAGCGGGCACACGAGCGCGGCTACCTGTTCTTCACCACCCACGTCTCCGACCCGCTGGTCGCCGCGGTCGGCAACCCGGTCCTCGACGTGCTCGAACGCGACAAGCTCGACGTGCGGGCCGCCGAGTCGGGCAGCTTCCTGCGCAGCGGCCTGCTCGACCTGGCCGACAAACACGAGATCATCACGGATGTACGCGGCCGCGGCCTGCTCGCCGGCCTCGAGTTGGCCTCCGACGAGGTCGGCGCCGAGGTGACCCGGCGCTGCCTCGAACTCGGCCTGCACATGAACGTCGTGCAGCTACCCGGCATGGGTGGCGTGTTCCGCATCGCGCCGCCCCTGACCGCCACCCACGACGAACTCACCGAAGGACTGGAGATCCTCGACCGGGCCTTAACAGAAACCCCGGGTTAG